The genomic interval GATGTGAAGAGGCATGCCCGGTATTTATTGAAAATATACCGAGAATTGTTGATATGAGAAGAAAGCTTGTTATGGTTGAAGGTGACTTTCCTTCTGAATTACAGACTGCTTTTCAGGGCATGGAAAGAAACGGTAACCCTTGGAATATTGGTATGAGCAAGAGGTTTGAATGGGCTGAAGGCCTTGACATTCCAACAATGGCTGAAGTTGAAAACCCAGAAGAAATTGAAGTCCTTTTCTGGGTAGGTTGCGCAGGTTCATTTGATGATAGGGCAAAGAAGATTTCAAGGGCTTTTGCTCAACTTCTTCAAAAAGCAGGTGTTAAGTTTGCTTGCCTTGGTGAGGAAGAGATGTGCTGCGGTGATTTTGCAAGGAGAAGCGGTGAGGAGTTCCTCTATCAGACACTTGCCCAGCAGAATGTGGAAACCTTAAATGAATACAAAGTTCAAAATATTGTTACAATCTGTCCTCACGGTTACAATACTTTGAAGCATGAATACAGAGATTTTGGCGGTGAGTATAATGTATATCACCATACAGAATTTATTGCTAAACTGATTAAAGAAGGGAAAATTAAACCTTCTAAAGAAATTTCAGCAAAGGTTACCTATCATGATTCCTGCTATCTTGGCAGGCACAATGGTATTTACGATGAACCGAGGGATATTCTTAAATCTATAAACGGTGTAAAAATTGCTGAACCTGGATTGAGCAGAGAAAAAGGCTTATGCTGCGGTGCTGGTGGTGGAAGAATGTTTATGGAAGAAACAAGGGGTTCAAGGATTAACCATAAGAGAATTGAAGACATTATGGAGCATGCTAACCCTGATACTGTTTGTACAGCATGTCCTTTCTGTATGACAATGTTAAGAGATGCAGTTAACGAAAAAGAGATTGAAGGAGTTGAGACAAAGGATATTGCGGAAATTGTACTTGAATCAATAGAATAATAAAACTCTTATGTAATAAAAAAAGCCCCGAATTTTCGGGGCTTTTTTTATTCTTCCTCTTTTTCATCTGGAATTTCTTCTTTGTCTTTTTCCTTCTTTTTTGAATCTTTTTTTCTTTTTAAAGAAACTTTTACTTTTTTTACTTTAACCTTTTGTTTTTTACTTTTTTTCTTATCCTCTTTTTCTTCTTTTTCTTCTTTGAAAATATCTCTGTCTTTCTTTTTTTCAACCTTTTGTTCTGTTTTTTTCTCTGGCTTTTTGTCAGCAAAAGCAGGGTTAAAATTTCCTGTTAAAAACATTAATACGAGTATTGCTCCTATTACCTTTTTCATAAAAGCCTCCCCTGTGCAATTCTTTTTTCAGAAGTATTTTAACACAATTGTATTAGTATTTTTAATATTCCAAAATTTATGAAAATTAAGTTTAATGTAATTGAAAGGAATGAAAAAAAATTAAGCCCCGAAAATTCGGGGCTTTTATTCTTGTCCCCTTTTTCAGGGAAAGGGAAAGGGGAAGGGAAAAAGGGGACAGGGGAAAGTTGGCGAAATCCTTTTGTTTTTAGTTATTAAAGAGTTAAGAATGGTTTTATCTTTTTAAATGTTTTTTTACCAATTCCCTTTACAAGCATTAAGTCTTCAAGTTTCTTGAATTTTCCATTTTTCTTCCTAAACTCAACAATTGCCTTTGCCTTTTTAGGTCCAATGCCTTTAAGTTTTACCAACTGGTCAACAGAGGCAGTGTTGATGTTAATCTTTTCAACCTTGTTTACGGTTTTTGCTTTGTTTGTTGCCTTTCCTGAGTTTGCCATAGCAGGCATATTGAACCCAAACCCCAATGTGATTATCAGGATTAAGATTGATAGGTATTTCATTTTGACCTCCTTGAAAAAGTATTCGCTTATTAATAAAGCAGTTAAAATGCCAGATTTTTAATTTTGTATTTTGTTGAAAATTATGGAATAAAAAAACTATAAGGTATTTTTAAGGGTAAAATTATCTTTACACTGCAAAATATTTTTTACGGAAGAAAAGAAAACACATTTAAATAAAGCCATTTTTTAACAATCAGTGTAATGTTTTTTGTTTAAAGAAAAAAATTGACTAACCAAACTTTGATTATTTCTTTTTTAAAAAGAATTTCTTGTTTAAAATTGAATGAGAAAGAGAAAGGGAGGGGATAATGAATATAAAAAGGATTGTTTTTTCTTTAATTTTGTTTTTTTCTTTTTTTTGCTTTGCTCAAGAACCTTTAACTATTGCCGAAAAATCAAATTTTACATCAACTTCAAGGGTTAAGGATGTTGTTAACTTTTTTCTTGAACTTGAAAAAGAGTATCCTGAAAATATAGTGGTAAGCAGTATTGGCAAAACATTTGAGGGGAGAGAAATTCCCCTTGTAATAGTTGGAAATCCTGCCCCCCTTTCACCGTGTGAGACAAAAAAGCCTGTTATTTTAATTAACGCAAATATTCACGCTGGAGAGATTGAGGGGAAAGAGGCTGTTCAGATGTATGTCAGGGATATGTTTTTGAAAAAATCCCCTTACCTTGATAAGTTTGTTTTTCTGATTGTTCCGGTATTTAATGTTGATGGAAATGAAAAGATTTCCCCTTCCCACAGGCCTTATCAAAAGGTAAAAAATGGAGTTGGGATTAGATACAACGGTATGAACATGGATTTAAACAGGGATTTTGTAAAATTAGAAAGCAGAGAGGCAAGGGCTTTGGTAAGGTTGTTTAACAGATGGCATCCCCTTGTCTTTGTTGATATGCACACAACAAACGGTTCATTCCACGAAGAGCCTTTAACATTTACATGGTGTATGTCTCCCCACTCAAGCCACAGTATGATTGATTTTATGAAAAATGAAATATATCCCTTTATGAGAAGGTTTACAAGGAAAAACTATAACTTTGACTGCATCCCTTACGGGCATTTTGACAATCAGGAAAACCCAACAAAGTGGAATGGTTTTTTTGGCGGAATGGTGTTTGCCACAGGTTATTTTGGGGTAAAAGGTGCTTTTTCATTTTTAGATGAAAACTATGCCTATGCAGATTACAAAACAAGGGTTAAGGCTGCCTATGCATTTTTAGACGGTATATTCACCTTTATGGCAGATGAAGAAAATTTAAAAGAGATGAGAAAACTTCAGGAAGAGTATTACAAAAGGGATTTTGCCTATATTTACAAAAATGTAAAGCCTGAACCTTGTGGAGATAAGGTAAAAATAAAGGGTTACAGGGTTAAAAGAGATGAGAAAACAAAAAGGTTTAAGCCTGATAAAACAAAGAGAATAGATTACAATGTTGATTTTGTGGGGTGTTTTAATGGTGAGAGAGTTGATTTAAAAGGTGCTTTTGTTTTCCCAGCAGGTTTATCTCCCATTGCTAAAAAATTAATGGAGCATGGAATAAAGGTTTTCAAAATTGCAGAGGATACAGAGGTTAATGTTAGAAAATACAAGATAGATGAAATAAGTTTTTCAGATTTCCCGTTTCAGGGAAGGCAATTTGTAAAAGAGATGAAGGGGCATTTTGAGACTTCAAAGGAAAAGATAGAGAAGGGTTATTACATTGTGCCTCTCGGTAAAAACCAGATTTTCAGGCAGGTTGCCGCTGCACTTCTCTATCCTGAAAGTGAAGATTCGCTTTTAAAAGAAGGTTTTTTTAATCTATTGATTTTCCCAAATCAGTGGAGTAAAAAGCCTGGATACTATCCAGTGTATCTTATTGATAGTGTGAAGGGAATAAAGTTGAGGTTGGTTGAAAAATGCTTAAAAAAGTAATTTTCAGGTTTGAAACAAGAGATGATTTTGTAATCTCATCTCTATCAGATTTTCTTCTTGGTTTTGATGTAATAAGTGTTGAAACTTATGAGGATTTTAACGATGTTGTTTTCCTTGCTTCTGAAGAGCAGGATTATTTAGCAATTGTTGGAAAGGCTAAAGAATTCCTCTCTTTTCTGAATGTGTCTGATTTTGATGTGATTATTGAAGACTTTGAGGAGAAAGATTGGGTTGAGGAGTTTAAAAAATTTTTCAAGCCATTTGATATGAACAAATATTTCAGGGTAATTCCCTTGTGGGAAAAGGGGAATAAGTCTGTTTATTCAGAGGGTAAAATAAACCTGATTATTGAGCCGGGGCAGGCATTTGGCACAGGCTTACACGGCACAACATCACTATGTGCAGAGTTTTTGAAAGAGTATGCTGAAAATAAAAATGGGTTTACAATGCTTGATGTTGGAACAGGTTCAGGAATTTTGTCTGTTATTGGCAAAAAGTTAGGTGCAAAAGAGATAACAGCCTTTGACATAGACCCTCATTGCTCTGAGGTTTTTGTGAAAAACTTTGAAATAAACGATATTAACCTTGATAATATCAATTTTTTTATAGGTGAGATAAGAGATTTAAGGGTAAAGTGCTATGATATTGTAATTGTCAACATAATTGAGAGCATTGTGAGGGATATTTTAAAAGATGTAATTCCTTTTGTGGGAGATAAACTTGTTATAAGCGGTATTTTAGAAAAGGATTCTGATGGATTTGAAAAATTTTTAAAAAAATTTAATTTAAAAATCCTTGATAGAAGAGTAAATGGGGAATGGATTGGGTATTTAATTGAGAGGTAAAGATGCAATTAAGAAGGGTGTTTGCAGATAAAATTGAGGGAAATATTGTAAAACTTAACAGAGACGAAAGCCACTATGTAACAAAGGTTTTAAGGCTAAAAGAGTGTGCAAAATTAGAGGTAATTCTCCCTCAAGGTGTTGTTAATGGTGAGATTGTTAAAATTGATAAAGGGATTGTATTTGTTGAGGTTGAAGGAAAGCCTGAAATAAAGAATGAACCAGAAACAAAGATTGCTCTCTTTCAGGCAATGCCGGAGAAGCTTGAAAAGCTTGAATTGATTGTTCAAAAAGCAACCGAGTTGGGAGTGTCTGAAATCTATACCTTTCATTCCAGATATACCAATCCAAAATACAGAAAAATGAATCTTGATAAAAAATTTGAAAGGCTTGAAAAAATAGCAAGAGAGGCTGTCAGGCAGTGTAAAAGAACCTTTCCACCTGAAATTTTTAAACCGGTAAAATTGCCGCAAGCAATTGAAAAAGCAAAGTCTTTTGACAACAGATTTATCTTTGGGGAAAAGGGGGGTACTGTAAAAAAGGATGTCAAAAATGGCAGTTTTGCATTTTTTATTGGTGCTGAAGGAGGATTTTCAGAAGAAGAGTTTGATTTGTTTATTCAAGAAGGCTTTTACTTTATAAATTTAAGCGGAAGAATTTTGAGAACAGAGACCGCTGCCATAACAGGCCTTGTAATAATTCAAACCCTGTTTGGTGATTATTCAAAATTTATTTAGCAGGTTTTGAAAATTTTTACACATTAAGCCTTTCTTATTGGCTTTTTTTATTTAAGGCTTTATAATATTTACAAGATGAAAAAGGTATTTTTATTTGGGATTTTAATAATTTTTGGTTTTTTCACCGCTTACTCAAAAGAGATAAAATGCGGTGTCATTAGATTTAACGATACTGTGCAGCCTGTTTCAGCTGAATTTGTCATCTCTTCAATTAAGGAATTTAATGAGGCAAAAGACTTTGATTTAATCCTTATTAAGATTAACACCCCGGGGGGATTGCTAAAATCCACAAGGGAGATTGTTTCAACAATTTTAGAGTCAAAAATCCCTGTTTGCGTTTATGTATATCCATCTGGCTCTCAGGCTGCAAGCGCAGGATTTTTTATTTTGATGTCAGGGAATTTTGCTGCAATGGCTGAGGGAACAAATGCCGGGGCTGCCCATCCTGTATCTTTAATGCCGGGATTTTCTTTAAATGATAAAAAAGAGAAAGATAAAAAGAATGAGAATGTTATGGCTGAAAAGATTGTTGAGGATACAGCCGCTTTTATACGCTCAATTGCTGAGAAGAGGGGCAGAAATATAGAGTATTGCGAAAAAGCTGTAAGGGAGAGCAAATCATACACTGCTAAAGAGTGTTTAAAGTTTGGTTTGATTGATTATCTTGAATCCAATCCTGAAGCACTCGTTAAGAAAATAGCAAAAGAGAAGCTTGGAATTGATGTAGAAGGCGTTACTTTTATTACAAGAGATTACTCTTTAAGGGAAAAGATTTTAAGCATTTTAGCCTCCCCTGAAATAGCGTATTTATTGTTCTTGGCCGGGGTTATTGGTATTTTTATTGAAATTAAATCACCAGGGGCTATTTTCCCAGGGCTTTTCGGGGCAATATGCCTTATCCTTTTCTTCTTTTCAACAAAGATTTTGCCTGTCAGCATAGCCGGTATGCTTTTCATTGTTTTAGGTGTTTTATTGATTATAATGGAGTTTAAAGTTGTAAGTTATGGCTTTTTAACACTTGGAGGTTTGTTTTCTATGGTTGTAGGCTCTTTGATGCTATTTAAGTCTGATTTGCCAGGAATGACTTTGTCTCCTTTTTCAATTATTTTTGCGGCGCTTTTGTTTGGTATTCTCTTTGCGATTGTTGTTTACTTTATTGTTCAGTCTCAAAAAGAGCAAATTCATACCGGTAAAGAAAGTTTTATTGGGAAAAAGGCAGAGGTGGTTGCTGATTTTGAAAATGGAAAGGGAAAAGTATTCTTCAATGGAGAGTACTGGGATGCAGAGTGTGTTGACCCCTGTGAGATAAAGAAGGGGGATAGAGTTTTAATAACAGATATAGAAGATATGATTTTAAAAGTAAAGGGGGTATAGTATGAATCCTGTTTTTGTGGTGATTTTACTGATTATTTTTTACCTTTTTAGCTGTTTAAAGATTTTGAATGAGTATGAAAGAGGGGTAATTTTTAGATTGGGAAGGGTTTTAGGAGATCCAAAGGGACCTGGGTTGATTTTTGTATTTAAACCGTTTGATAAAATGGTAAGAGTTTCAACAAGAACAGTTGTTTTAGATGTTCCCCCTCAGGATATAATTACAAAAGACAATGTATCTGTTAAGGTTAATGCTGTTGTCTATTTCAGGGTATTTGACCCGATTAAGGCAGTTATTGAAGTTGAAAATTTCCTATTTGCAACATCACAATTAGCACAGACTACTTTAAGAAGTGTATTGGGACAGGTTGAATTGGATGAATTGTTGTCTGATAGGGAAAAGTTGAATATGAGTTTACAGTCAATCCTTGATAAACACACTGACCCATGGGGAGTTAAGGTTTCTGCTGTTGAGGTTAAGCATGTTGATTTACCGGACACAATGCAGAGGGCTATGGCAAGGCAGGCTGAGGCTGAAAGGGAAAAGAGGGCAAAGATTATTCATGCAGACGGTGAATTTCAGGCATCTAAAAAGCTTGCAGAAGCCTCTGAGATTATCTCTTCATCTCCAGTTGCTTTGCAGTTAAGGTATTTGCAAACTTTGATGGAGATTTCAGCAGAGAAGAATTCAACCATTATTTTTCCACTTCCTATTGACTTTATTAGCTATTTTTTAGAAAAGGGAAAGGAGAGTAAAAAATAGTTTTAAATGAATATTATCTTTGTTGACCTTGATAAAAAAAAGGAAAAAGAGTTTAAAACATTTTTCGAGCGTTCTGGTTATTCAGTTGTATTTTTAACTTTTGATGAATTGCTCGGGATTAACAGCGAGAATATTAAAAACGGTAGTGTTGTAGTTGTGTGCTCAGACAATATTGAAAACGCTTTAAAGTGTTTTGACACATCCCTTTCCTTTGCAAAAAATGTTGTCCTTTTGAAGGATAATTATACTCATGGGTGGTACAGGATTTTTCACAAAAAAGGTGTTTTTGATTTTTTGAAATTCAGGGATGGTATGGAAGAGATTGGAGAGACAATTTTTAATGCCTTCAGGGAAGAAAACCCCTTTTACAAAAACAAGCTTCTTGAAAGGGAGAAGTCTCTTTTAAAATTGGTAAAAGATGTATGTTTAACACTTGAATTTTCTCAATTGTTGAACTTGTTGATTGATACTTTTCTGGATTTTATCCACAGTGAAAATGCGCTTGTTTTTGTAAAAAATCCTGAAATAGGGATTAAAGAGATTAAAAGGGGAAAATTCAAAAATGCAGGTTTTGTGGAAAGTATTTTAAAAGAGGTTAATGC from Thermotomaculum hydrothermale carries:
- a CDS encoding M14 family zinc carboxypeptidase, which produces MNIKRIVFSLILFFSFFCFAQEPLTIAEKSNFTSTSRVKDVVNFFLELEKEYPENIVVSSIGKTFEGREIPLVIVGNPAPLSPCETKKPVILINANIHAGEIEGKEAVQMYVRDMFLKKSPYLDKFVFLIVPVFNVDGNEKISPSHRPYQKVKNGVGIRYNGMNMDLNRDFVKLESREARALVRLFNRWHPLVFVDMHTTNGSFHEEPLTFTWCMSPHSSHSMIDFMKNEIYPFMRRFTRKNYNFDCIPYGHFDNQENPTKWNGFFGGMVFATGYFGVKGAFSFLDENYAYADYKTRVKAAYAFLDGIFTFMADEENLKEMRKLQEEYYKRDFAYIYKNVKPEPCGDKVKIKGYRVKRDEKTKRFKPDKTKRIDYNVDFVGCFNGERVDLKGAFVFPAGLSPIAKKLMEHGIKVFKIAEDTEVNVRKYKIDEISFSDFPFQGRQFVKEMKGHFETSKEKIEKGYYIVPLGKNQIFRQVAAALLYPESEDSLLKEGFFNLLIFPNQWSKKPGYYPVYLIDSVKGIKLRLVEKCLKK
- a CDS encoding 50S ribosomal protein L11 methyltransferase codes for the protein MLKKVIFRFETRDDFVISSLSDFLLGFDVISVETYEDFNDVVFLASEEQDYLAIVGKAKEFLSFLNVSDFDVIIEDFEEKDWVEEFKKFFKPFDMNKYFRVIPLWEKGNKSVYSEGKINLIIEPGQAFGTGLHGTTSLCAEFLKEYAENKNGFTMLDVGTGSGILSVIGKKLGAKEITAFDIDPHCSEVFVKNFEINDINLDNINFFIGEIRDLRVKCYDIVIVNIIESIVRDILKDVIPFVGDKLVISGILEKDSDGFEKFLKKFNLKILDRRVNGEWIGYLIER
- a CDS encoding NfeD family protein; this translates as MKKVFLFGILIIFGFFTAYSKEIKCGVIRFNDTVQPVSAEFVISSIKEFNEAKDFDLILIKINTPGGLLKSTREIVSTILESKIPVCVYVYPSGSQAASAGFFILMSGNFAAMAEGTNAGAAHPVSLMPGFSLNDKKEKDKKNENVMAEKIVEDTAAFIRSIAEKRGRNIEYCEKAVRESKSYTAKECLKFGLIDYLESNPEALVKKIAKEKLGIDVEGVTFITRDYSLREKILSILASPEIAYLLFLAGVIGIFIEIKSPGAIFPGLFGAICLILFFFSTKILPVSIAGMLFIVLGVLLIIMEFKVVSYGFLTLGGLFSMVVGSLMLFKSDLPGMTLSPFSIIFAALLFGILFAIVVYFIVQSQKEQIHTGKESFIGKKAEVVADFENGKGKVFFNGEYWDAECVDPCEIKKGDRVLITDIEDMILKVKGV
- a CDS encoding RsmE family RNA methyltransferase, whose product is MQLRRVFADKIEGNIVKLNRDESHYVTKVLRLKECAKLEVILPQGVVNGEIVKIDKGIVFVEVEGKPEIKNEPETKIALFQAMPEKLEKLELIVQKATELGVSEIYTFHSRYTNPKYRKMNLDKKFERLEKIAREAVRQCKRTFPPEIFKPVKLPQAIEKAKSFDNRFIFGEKGGTVKKDVKNGSFAFFIGAEGGFSEEEFDLFIQEGFYFINLSGRILRTETAAITGLVIIQTLFGDYSKFI
- a CDS encoding ComEA family DNA-binding protein; this translates as MKYLSILILIITLGFGFNMPAMANSGKATNKAKTVNKVEKININTASVDQLVKLKGIGPKKAKAIVEFRKKNGKFKKLEDLMLVKGIGKKTFKKIKPFLTL
- a CDS encoding slipin family protein yields the protein MNPVFVVILLIIFYLFSCLKILNEYERGVIFRLGRVLGDPKGPGLIFVFKPFDKMVRVSTRTVVLDVPPQDIITKDNVSVKVNAVVYFRVFDPIKAVIEVENFLFATSQLAQTTLRSVLGQVELDELLSDREKLNMSLQSILDKHTDPWGVKVSAVEVKHVDLPDTMQRAMARQAEAEREKRAKIIHADGEFQASKKLAEASEIISSSPVALQLRYLQTLMEISAEKNSTIIFPLPIDFISYFLEKGKESKK